From Lysobacter lycopersici:
AACCTCGGCGGCGGCACCCTGGTCGACGACGAATTCCGCGATGCCCTGCATGCGCGCCTGCATCGTGGATATTTCCCGCCCAATCGCCTGTGTTTCGAAATCACCGAAACCAGCGTCGCCCGCGACCGCGCGCGCGCCCAGCGCTTCATCGGCCGCATGCGCGAGCTCGGTTGCCGCTTCGCGCTCGACGACTTCGGCACCGGCTTCTGTTCCTTCAGCTACCTGCGCGACCTCGACGTGGATTTCCTCAAGATCGACGGCAGCTTCGTGCGCGACATGGACGCCTCGCCGCTGGCCGGCGCGGTGGTGCGCTCGATCACCGACATCGCCCACGTGCTGGACAAGCGCGCCATCGCCGAGCACGTCGAGGACATGCGCCAGCACGAGGCGCTGGCGAGGATCGGCGTGGATTACGTGCAGGGCTACGCGATCGACCGGCCGGTGCCGATCGACGATTACTTCGCGCCCGTCGGCCCGCGTTCGACCGCGTCCGTCGCCGCGGCCTCGCTGTCGCGGCCCTAGCCGTCGCCGTCGTCGGCAAGCGCGCAGGGCGCAACAAGCGCAGCGCATTGCGCCGCATGCATCCCGGACTTCACCGATTTCGGCGCAATACGCCTTCGGCTATTGCGCCCTACCGACTGATCACACCGTCCCCCCGATCCGCAGCACGTCGTCGAGCAGCGCGGCGGCGGTGACCGCCGCGCCCGCGCCCGGACCCTGGATCAGCAGCGGCTGGCGGCGATAGCGGTCCGACCAGATCGCGACGCGGTTGTCGCTGCCGCTGCCGCCGAGCAGCACGTCGCCGGCGGCCAGCGCTTCCAGCCCGACGCGCGCACGGCCGCTTTCGTCGAGCCGCGCAACGTAGCGCAGCTTCTTTCCGTCCCTGTAGGCGGCGGCGAAGCGTTCGCGCAGCGGCACGTCGAGCGATTCGAGCGCCGCATCGACACACTCGCGCGGCAACGCGGCGAGCTTGGGCGCTACCAGCGATTCGACTTCGACCGCCGTCGATTCGAGTTCCACGCCCGCGCTGCGCGCGAGGATCAGCAATTTGCGCCGCACGTCCTCGCCGGACAGGTCCTCGCGTGGATCCGGTTCGGTGTAGCCGGCATCGCGCGCCTCGCGCACGAAACCCGAGAACGGACGCATGCCGTCGTAGCGGTCGCACAGCCACGCCAGCGAACCCGAGAGCACGCCGGCGATGGCGTGGATGCGGTCGCCGCCGGCCTGCAGTTCGCGCAGTGTGCGCAGCAATGGCAGGCCCGCGCCGACGGTCGCGGAATCGCCGTAACGCGCATCGCCGCGCGCGCAGGCGTTGCGGATGTCGTGCCAGCGGGCGAGTTCGGTGCCCTGCCCGAGCTTGCACGCGGTGACGACGTGGATGCCCAGCGCCAGCCATTGCGCATGCCGATCCGCAACCGCATCACTGGCGGTCGCATCGATGACGATGCGCGCGCCGCGCGAACGGAACGCATTCGCCACCTGGTCCAGCGAGGCGGCGATGCCGATGTCCGGTGCGGGCGCACGCAATGCGACGCCACGCTTGTCGCCCACCGCGCGCCGGCTGTTGGCGACATGCACCAATTGCAGGCGACGGCCGAACGCGGTGCCCTGCCAGCGTTGCAACCGCGCCAGCACCGCGCTGCCGACGGTACCGGTGCCGAGCAACGCGATCTGCGCCGGGCGTTCGACCTGCACCGTGTCGATTGCGGCCGAGGCCAGCGCGACGCTCATGTCGCCACCTTCGCGACCGCATCGCCGGCGCGCGCCGCGCGTTCGAGCCCCGCGAGCAGGTCGGCGCGCAGGTCGTCGATGTGTTCGATGCCCACCGACAGGCGCAACAGCCCGTCGCCGATGCCGGCGGCAGCGCGCACGTCGGGCGCCATCGCCGCATGCGTCATCGTCGCCGGATGCGCGACCAGGCTTTCGACGCCACCCAGTGATTCGGCCAGGGTGAAACATTCCAACCCGTCGGCGAACGCGCGCACTTCGGCTTCATTCGCGAGTTCGAACGACAGCATCGCGCCGAAGCCGCGCTGCTGGCGCGCGGCGAGCGCATGGCCGGGATGCGATTCGAGCCCGGGGAAATGCACCTTCGCCACCGCCGGGTGTTCGTCGAGCAGTTGCGCGAGCGCGGCGGCGTTCTCCTGGTGCACGCGCAAGCGCGCATCCAGCGTGCGCAGGCCGCGCAGCGCGAGGTAGCTGTCGAACGGCGCGCCGGTCAGCCCGAGCGCGTTCGCCCACCATGCGAGGGATTCGTGCAACGCGGCGTCGCGTGCGACCACCGCACCACCGACCACGTCGCTGTGGCCGTTGATGTACTTGGTGGTCGAATGCACGACCACGTCCGCGCCGAACGCGATCGGCGTTTGCAACGCGGGCGAGAGGAAAGTGTTGTCGACCACCGCCAGCGCACCGGCCTTGTGCGCGGCCTCGACGACGAAGCGCAGGTCGGTGATGCGCAGCAGCGGGTTGGATGGCGTTTCTATCCACACCAGCGCCGGCTTTCGTGCCAGCGCCGCGGCCAGCGCACGCGGATCGGTGAGGTCCACGAGTTGCAGGTCGAAGCCGCCCTTGCGCGCGAGCGCGTCGAACAGGCGCCAGCTGCCGCCATAGCCGTCGTGCGCGGCGAGCAGCGTGTCGCCCGGCTGCAGCAACGCGTGCAGCACCAGCGCGACCGCGGCCATGCCGGTCGCGGTGACGACGCCACCGGCGCCGCCCTCGAGTTCGGCCAGCGCTTCGGCGAGCAGGTCGCGGGTGGGATTGCCGCTGCGGGTGTAGTCGTAGCGGCGCTTTTC
This genomic window contains:
- a CDS encoding homoserine dehydrogenase family protein — encoded protein: MSVALASAAIDTVQVERPAQIALLGTGTVGSAVLARLQRWQGTAFGRRLQLVHVANSRRAVGDKRGVALRAPAPDIGIAASLDQVANAFRSRGARIVIDATASDAVADRHAQWLALGIHVVTACKLGQGTELARWHDIRNACARGDARYGDSATVGAGLPLLRTLRELQAGGDRIHAIAGVLSGSLAWLCDRYDGMRPFSGFVREARDAGYTEPDPREDLSGEDVRRKLLILARSAGVELESTAVEVESLVAPKLAALPRECVDAALESLDVPLRERFAAAYRDGKKLRYVARLDESGRARVGLEALAAGDVLLGGSGSDNRVAIWSDRYRRQPLLIQGPGAGAAVTAAALLDDVLRIGGTV
- the metB gene encoding cystathionine gamma-synthase translates to MSLDPPASCLRPATRAVRAGIDRDPAFGAVVPPLVLSSNFSFAGFGEKRRYDYTRSGNPTRDLLAEALAELEGGAGGVVTATGMAAVALVLHALLQPGDTLLAAHDGYGGSWRLFDALARKGGFDLQLVDLTDPRALAAALARKPALVWIETPSNPLLRITDLRFVVEAAHKAGALAVVDNTFLSPALQTPIAFGADVVVHSTTKYINGHSDVVGGAVVARDAALHESLAWWANALGLTGAPFDSYLALRGLRTLDARLRVHQENAAALAQLLDEHPAVAKVHFPGLESHPGHALAARQQRGFGAMLSFELANEAEVRAFADGLECFTLAESLGGVESLVAHPATMTHAAMAPDVRAAAGIGDGLLRLSVGIEHIDDLRADLLAGLERAARAGDAVAKVAT